Proteins encoded within one genomic window of Actinoplanes octamycinicus:
- a CDS encoding serine/threonine-protein kinase — MADQEALGREYLLHEEIGRGALAVVRRATRRSGGPSLAAKLLRPELAGDRRVRELLLREEAALRDLDHPSIVGLRDLVVEGGTVALVMDFVDGPDLRRHLAARGGRLGAAETAAIMAQVAGAVAAAHAQGVVHLDLKPENLLLVRDTAPPVTRVIDFGVAVLLLDADRGVAGGTPGYTAPEIWHGTPPTAAADVYSLGVLLVELITGDIQGDPDALPDELTGPARSCLVPDPRQRPTARRVASYLRTLVDSGALDAPPASLAGTPAPPSGAGRAAPGPGAGGGGAGAAPGAGAAGGAAGPAVAGAAAGSAAAASAGATGLAGGPAGAAGWPGGAGAGGFDRGAPLAGDATADLPGQAPLSRQTTLRGAGAASGVQAGVGAGAATGAGVGGSPGAGSGGGSGGYPGAGPGGDGSGGGAWRWPGAGSWATSGPGAPPDAGAGDPDHVGLWAGQFGSGPPPEVRETRLRPGVTPPVKPPAAPPAGGGSGGWRRGPLVTLGVVAVIAAALIGVNVFRAADERADRAANVVGVTSAATTDPAGAVGQQPTLPPTDPVATSAATTAPAAIRVTLAGFVEDDAGTLALSIRDGKAIAYVCDGDKVEAWLQGTAQDGKLRLTGKNGAKIVGTFDARSAKGDLTILGDTHGFTLRTVTKPSGLYRASARVRGAKVEGSWIVLPDGRQVGVLTEGDEIGPAPKLDVTNRTTEVGGTEIGVDPIDATTGAGF; from the coding sequence ATGGCCGATCAGGAAGCGCTCGGCCGGGAATACCTGCTGCACGAGGAGATCGGACGGGGCGCTCTCGCGGTGGTCCGGCGGGCCACCCGGCGCTCCGGCGGCCCGTCGCTCGCGGCCAAACTCCTGCGCCCCGAGCTGGCCGGCGACCGCCGGGTCCGCGAGCTCCTGCTGCGCGAGGAGGCGGCGCTCCGCGACCTCGACCATCCGAGCATCGTCGGCCTGCGTGACCTGGTCGTCGAGGGCGGCACCGTGGCCCTGGTGATGGACTTCGTGGACGGCCCCGACCTGCGCCGCCACCTCGCCGCCCGGGGTGGCCGGCTGGGCGCGGCGGAGACCGCCGCGATCATGGCGCAGGTGGCCGGCGCGGTCGCGGCCGCGCACGCGCAGGGCGTCGTCCACCTCGACCTCAAACCCGAAAACCTGCTTCTGGTACGCGACACCGCCCCGCCCGTGACCCGGGTGATCGACTTCGGCGTCGCGGTGCTGCTGCTGGACGCCGACCGCGGGGTGGCCGGCGGCACGCCGGGCTACACCGCCCCGGAGATCTGGCACGGCACACCCCCGACGGCGGCCGCCGACGTCTACTCGCTCGGCGTGCTCCTGGTCGAGCTGATCACCGGCGACATCCAGGGCGACCCGGACGCGCTGCCCGACGAGCTCACCGGCCCGGCCCGGTCCTGCCTGGTCCCCGATCCCCGGCAGCGCCCCACGGCCCGCCGCGTCGCCTCCTACCTGCGCACCCTCGTCGACTCCGGCGCCCTCGACGCCCCGCCGGCCTCCCTCGCCGGCACCCCGGCGCCGCCCAGTGGCGCGGGCCGGGCCGCGCCCGGTCCGGGTGCTGGTGGCGGGGGAGCTGGCGCTGCTCCGGGCGCTGGTGCCGCGGGAGGTGCCGCCGGGCCGGCTGTCGCCGGGGCCGCGGCGGGCTCGGCCGCTGCGGCGTCTGCTGGAGCCACCGGGTTGGCGGGCGGTCCCGCGGGAGCCGCGGGATGGCCCGGCGGAGCAGGTGCCGGCGGCTTCGACCGGGGTGCGCCTCTGGCAGGCGACGCAACGGCCGACCTGCCGGGGCAGGCGCCGCTCTCTCGGCAGACGACGCTGCGCGGGGCTGGAGCCGCGTCTGGGGTGCAGGCCGGCGTCGGAGCCGGCGCGGCAACAGGCGCTGGCGTCGGTGGCTCTCCGGGCGCTGGCAGCGGTGGCGGCAGTGGCGGTTATCCGGGCGCGGGTCCCGGTGGTGACGGTTCGGGTGGGGGCGCCTGGCGGTGGCCCGGTGCCGGGAGCTGGGCCACGAGCGGGCCGGGCGCGCCGCCCGACGCCGGGGCGGGCGATCCGGATCATGTGGGCCTGTGGGCGGGGCAGTTCGGCAGTGGGCCGCCGCCCGAGGTGCGCGAGACCCGGCTGCGGCCCGGGGTGACGCCGCCGGTGAAACCGCCCGCGGCGCCGCCGGCCGGCGGGGGATCGGGCGGCTGGCGGCGCGGGCCGCTGGTCACGCTCGGCGTGGTCGCGGTGATCGCCGCCGCGCTGATCGGGGTGAACGTCTTCCGCGCCGCTGACGAGCGCGCCGACCGCGCCGCCAACGTGGTCGGCGTGACCAGCGCCGCCACCACCGACCCGGCCGGGGCGGTCGGGCAGCAGCCCACGCTGCCGCCCACCGACCCGGTCGCCACCAGCGCCGCCACCACCGCGCCGGCCGCGATCCGGGTGACGCTGGCCGGGTTCGTCGAGGACGACGCCGGCACCCTCGCGCTGTCGATCCGGGACGGCAAGGCGATCGCCTACGTCTGCGACGGCGACAAGGTCGAGGCGTGGCTGCAGGGCACCGCACAGGACGGGAAACTCCGGCTCACCGGCAAGAACGGCGCCAAGATCGTCGGGACGTTCGACGCGCGCAGCGCCAAGGGCGATCTCACCATCCTGGGCGACACCCACGGCTTCACGCTGCGGACCGTGACGAAGCCGTCCGGGCTCTACCGGGCGTCCGCCCGGGTGCGCGGCGCCAAGGTGGAGGGCTCCTGGATCGTGCTGCCGGACGGCCGCCAGGTCGGCGTGCTCACCGAGGGCGACGAGATCGGCCCCGCCCCCAAACTCGACGTCACCAACCGCACCACCGAGGTCGGCGGCACCGAGATCGGCGTCGACCCGATCGACGCCACCACCGGCGCGGGATTCTGA
- a CDS encoding TetR/AcrR family transcriptional regulator, whose product MTERRTQRARDPEARRAALAVATMEVIAESGVGRTTHRAVAARAGLPLGATTYYFPTLDDLIAAGLQHACDAMQADLDEWAARLAAAPDLPAELTTLTSEYLADRRQVRIEYELCVAAARDAALRPLAAAWMDGLPEVLEPAIGAAAARDVCALLDGIILRALVTEGELDEPGLTAAIRRLVPPD is encoded by the coding sequence TTGACCGAGCGCCGCACCCAGCGTGCCCGCGATCCGGAGGCGCGCCGCGCCGCGCTGGCCGTGGCCACCATGGAGGTCATCGCGGAGTCCGGCGTCGGCCGCACCACGCACCGGGCGGTCGCCGCCCGGGCCGGGCTGCCGCTCGGCGCGACCACCTACTACTTCCCCACCCTGGATGATCTGATCGCCGCCGGCCTGCAGCACGCCTGCGACGCGATGCAAGCCGATCTGGACGAGTGGGCGGCGCGGCTCGCGGCGGCGCCCGACCTGCCGGCCGAGCTGACCACGCTGACCAGTGAGTATCTGGCCGATCGCCGGCAGGTCCGGATCGAGTACGAGCTGTGTGTCGCGGCGGCCCGCGACGCCGCGCTGCGGCCGCTCGCCGCGGCCTGGATGGACGGTCTGCCGGAGGTCCTGGAGCCGGCGATCGGCGCCGCGGCCGCCCGGGACGTCTGCGCGCTGCTCGACGGGATCATCCTGCGCGCCCTGGTCACCGAGGGCGAGCTGGACGAGCCGGGGTTGACCGCCGCGATCCGCCGCCTCGTCCCGCCCGACTGA
- a CDS encoding DUF6529 family protein, translating into MTAPVAARRSLWWLPAVAGVGVAVGLGVYGRLHEPSALALFDVFGRPIVVKAGLTSGAAFLALVQLVSALALYGRLPSKSWTPALHRWSGRLAVVLSLPVAVHCLYALGFGFDSPRVLAHSLLGCLFYGAFVAKMLIISQPDSGRPWTLPLAGGLTFTALTGVWLTSALWFFLT; encoded by the coding sequence GTGACGGCGCCGGTGGCGGCGCGGCGGTCGCTGTGGTGGCTGCCCGCGGTTGCCGGGGTGGGCGTCGCCGTCGGCCTGGGGGTCTACGGCCGCCTGCACGAGCCGTCGGCGCTTGCGTTGTTCGACGTCTTCGGCCGTCCGATCGTCGTCAAGGCCGGCCTGACCAGTGGGGCCGCCTTTCTGGCGCTGGTCCAGTTGGTCTCCGCCCTCGCGCTCTACGGCCGCCTGCCGTCCAAGTCCTGGACCCCGGCCCTGCACCGCTGGAGCGGCCGCCTCGCGGTCGTGCTGTCGCTGCCGGTCGCGGTCCACTGCCTCTACGCCCTGGGGTTCGGCTTCGACAGCCCCCGGGTGCTGGCCCACTCCCTGCTCGGCTGTCTCTTCTATGGCGCCTTCGTCGCCAAGATGCTGATCATCAGCCAGCCGGACAGCGGCCGCCCGTGGACCCTCCCGCTCGCCGGCGGCCTGACCTTCACCGCCCTGACCGGCGTCTGGCTCACCTCCGCCCTCTGGTTCTTCCTCACCTGA
- a CDS encoding LLM class flavin-dependent oxidoreductase, which yields MQFGIFSVSDITTDPTTGKTPTEAERIKAIVTIAKHAEEVGLDVFALGEHHNEPFFSSSPTTTLAYIAAQTTTLQLSTATTLITTNDPVKIAEDFAMLQHLADGRVDLMLGRGNTGPVYPWFGKDIRAGIPLAIENYALLHQLWREHVVDWEGKFRTPLQSFTSTPRPLDDVPPFVWHGSIRSPQIAEQAAYYGDGFFANHIFWPASHTQRMVKLYRERFEHYGHGSADQAYVGLGGQVFMRKNSQDAVNEFRPYFDNAPVYGHGPSLEDFSRETPLTVGSPQQVIDRTLKFRDYVGDYQRQLFLMDHAGLPLKTVLEQLDLLGSEVLPVLRKEFAALKPAHVPDAPTHASLLAAKNAEQAEKKEEVQA from the coding sequence ATGCAATTCGGCATCTTCAGCGTCAGCGACATCACCACCGACCCGACCACCGGGAAGACCCCGACCGAGGCCGAGCGGATCAAGGCCATCGTCACCATCGCGAAGCACGCGGAGGAGGTCGGCCTCGACGTGTTCGCCCTGGGTGAGCACCACAACGAGCCGTTCTTCTCGTCGTCGCCGACCACCACGCTGGCCTACATCGCCGCGCAGACCACGACCCTGCAGCTCAGCACGGCCACCACGCTGATCACCACGAACGACCCGGTGAAGATCGCCGAGGACTTCGCGATGCTGCAGCACCTCGCGGACGGCCGGGTCGACCTGATGCTGGGCCGCGGCAACACCGGGCCGGTCTACCCGTGGTTCGGCAAGGACATCCGGGCCGGCATCCCGCTCGCCATCGAGAACTACGCGCTGCTGCACCAGCTGTGGCGCGAGCACGTGGTCGACTGGGAGGGCAAGTTCCGCACGCCGCTGCAGTCGTTCACCTCGACGCCGCGGCCGCTCGACGACGTCCCGCCGTTCGTCTGGCACGGCTCGATCCGCTCGCCGCAGATCGCCGAGCAGGCCGCCTACTACGGTGACGGTTTCTTCGCGAACCACATCTTCTGGCCCGCCTCGCACACCCAGCGGATGGTGAAGCTCTACCGGGAGCGCTTCGAGCACTACGGCCACGGCTCCGCCGACCAGGCCTACGTCGGCCTCGGCGGCCAGGTGTTCATGCGCAAGAACAGCCAGGACGCGGTCAACGAGTTCCGGCCCTACTTCGACAACGCCCCGGTCTACGGCCACGGCCCGTCGCTGGAGGACTTCAGCCGGGAGACGCCGCTGACCGTCGGCAGCCCGCAGCAGGTGATCGACCGGACCCTGAAGTTCCGCGACTACGTCGGCGACTACCAGCGCCAGCTGTTCCTGATGGACCACGCCGGCCTGCCGCTGAAGACCGTGCTGGAGCAGCTCGACCTGCTCGGCTCCGAGGTCCTGCCGGTGCTCCGCAAGGAGTTCGCCGCCCTCAAGCCGGCCCACGTGCCGGACGCCCCGACCCACGCGTCGCTGCTGGCCGCGAAGAACGCCGAGCAGGCCGAGAAGAAGGAAGAGGTGCAGGCATGA
- a CDS encoding LacI family DNA-binding transcriptional regulator — MRETRAGLSDVARRAGVSPATASRALTGSGPASAASRAAVLAAAEQLGYRPHPVARQLASGSGTRVVFAVRDQRADILRDPFVTRATAAIATALFPYGLGVASRHLSLDCAPDLDELATDRGLAALVLAGHDRAMLDALPSRLRGRTAVIGAGGADVDSAAGVGALLAHLYVIGRRRIALIAGPPWLAASAAPVAAYRELTRSAGLPARIVRGDFTSERGRSAARAILRRWPDTDAIAAVSDATALGVLQALAALGIPVPDDVAVTGFDDGPLAGAVHPGLSTATHPVEEIAAAAARSALGEAVPVTLFPSSPVFRATA; from the coding sequence ATGCGAGAGACGCGTGCGGGACTCAGCGACGTCGCCCGGCGGGCCGGGGTGTCGCCGGCCACCGCCTCCCGGGCGCTGACCGGGTCCGGGCCGGCGTCGGCGGCCAGCCGGGCGGCCGTGCTGGCCGCCGCCGAGCAGCTCGGTTACCGGCCGCACCCGGTGGCCCGGCAGCTGGCCAGCGGCTCCGGGACCCGGGTCGTCTTCGCGGTGCGCGACCAGCGCGCGGACATCCTGCGGGACCCGTTCGTCACGCGGGCCACGGCCGCGATCGCGACCGCCCTCTTCCCGTACGGCCTGGGCGTCGCGTCCCGCCACCTCAGCCTGGACTGCGCCCCCGACCTGGACGAGCTGGCCACCGACCGGGGTCTCGCCGCGCTCGTGCTGGCCGGGCACGACCGGGCGATGCTCGACGCCCTGCCGTCCCGCCTGCGCGGCCGGACCGCGGTGATCGGCGCGGGTGGCGCCGACGTCGACAGCGCGGCGGGCGTCGGCGCGCTGCTCGCCCACCTGTACGTGATCGGCCGGCGCCGGATCGCCCTGATCGCCGGCCCGCCGTGGCTGGCCGCGTCGGCGGCGCCGGTCGCGGCCTACCGGGAGCTGACCCGGTCGGCGGGGCTGCCGGCCCGGATCGTGCGCGGCGACTTCACCAGCGAGCGGGGCCGGTCCGCGGCCCGGGCGATCCTGCGCCGCTGGCCGGACACCGACGCGATCGCCGCGGTCAGCGACGCCACCGCTCTGGGTGTCCTGCAAGCGCTGGCGGCGCTGGGCATCCCGGTGCCGGACGACGTCGCGGTGACCGGTTTCGACGACGGCCCGCTGGCCGGCGCGGTGCACCCGGGTCTGTCCACGGCCACCCATCCGGTCGAGGAGATCGCGGCGGCCGCCGCGCGGAGCGCGCTCGGGGAGGCGGTGCCGGTGACGCTGTTCCCCAGCTCGCCGGTCTTCCGGGCGACGGCCTGA
- a CDS encoding TetR/AcrR family transcriptional regulator, translating into MPRVSEAHLAARRQQILDAAVRCFARNGFHQTSMQDVIKEAELSVGAFYRYFKSKNELIMAIATTKIGEVTGTLDHLLALDPMPPLPVFLDEVITMVETALNADQTVRIAVQVWGEATYDDEVAAVVREVYGRIRERMVRAAERAQTAGQLPADADASGIGAAVFGLIQGYILQSVLIGNLDRETYTAGVRALLGAGR; encoded by the coding sequence GTGCCCCGCGTCTCGGAAGCCCACCTCGCCGCCCGCCGCCAGCAGATCCTCGACGCGGCGGTGCGCTGCTTCGCGCGCAACGGCTTCCATCAGACCTCGATGCAGGATGTGATCAAGGAGGCCGAGCTCTCGGTCGGCGCGTTCTACCGCTACTTCAAGAGCAAGAACGAGCTGATCATGGCGATCGCCACCACCAAGATCGGCGAAGTCACCGGGACCCTCGACCACCTGCTCGCCCTCGACCCGATGCCGCCGCTGCCGGTCTTCCTGGACGAGGTGATCACCATGGTCGAGACGGCGCTGAACGCCGACCAGACGGTGCGGATCGCGGTGCAGGTCTGGGGCGAGGCCACCTATGACGACGAGGTGGCCGCGGTGGTGCGGGAGGTCTACGGGCGGATCCGGGAGCGGATGGTCCGGGCCGCGGAGCGCGCCCAGACCGCCGGTCAGCTGCCCGCCGACGCTGACGCGTCCGGCATCGGCGCCGCCGTCTTCGGGCTGATCCAGGGCTACATCCTGCAGAGCGTCCTGATCGGCAACCTGGACCGCGAGACGTATACCGCCGGGGTCCGGGCCCTGCTCGGTGCGGGCCGCTGA
- a CDS encoding FMN reductase, protein MKQRNLVVISAGLSQPSSTRLLADQLSAAAGRAAAQLGVTLDVQVIELRDLAHEITDHMLTGFPAAALKQAQESVAAADGLIVVTPVFSASYSGLFKSFFDVLEQDTLTDKPVLLAATAGTARHSLVLEHALRPLFAYLRAVPLPTAVFAASDDWGANSVEGPLRGRIERAAGELARELERRVPATVADPFALTESFEDMLKSL, encoded by the coding sequence ATGAAGCAGCGCAACCTCGTGGTGATCAGCGCGGGCCTGAGCCAGCCGTCCTCCACCCGCCTGCTCGCGGACCAGCTGTCCGCGGCGGCGGGGCGAGCCGCCGCCCAGCTCGGCGTCACCCTCGACGTCCAGGTCATCGAGCTGCGCGACCTGGCCCACGAGATCACCGACCACATGCTGACCGGGTTCCCGGCGGCCGCGCTGAAGCAGGCGCAGGAGTCGGTGGCCGCCGCGGACGGGCTGATCGTCGTCACTCCGGTGTTCAGCGCCAGCTACAGCGGCCTGTTCAAGTCGTTCTTCGACGTGCTGGAGCAGGACACCCTGACCGACAAGCCGGTCCTGCTCGCGGCGACGGCCGGCACCGCCCGGCACTCGCTGGTGCTGGAGCACGCGCTCCGGCCGCTCTTCGCCTACCTGCGGGCGGTGCCGCTGCCCACCGCGGTCTTCGCGGCCAGCGACGACTGGGGGGCGAACTCGGTGGAGGGCCCGCTGCGCGGCCGGATCGAGCGGGCGGCCGGCGAGCTGGCCCGGGAGCTGGAGCGGCGGGTGCCGGCCACGGTGGCCGACCCGTTCGCGCTGACCGAGAGCTTCGAGGACATGCTCAAGAGCCTCTGA
- a CDS encoding DMT family transporter, whose product MPYVLLALAIGSELFATSMMKATDGFSRLWPTLAVLAGYAISFTALSHAIKGGIQVGIAYAIWSAVGTAAIVVIGALFLDEPVTLVKVGGIVLIIAGVVMLNLTGAEAH is encoded by the coding sequence GTGCCGTACGTCCTTCTCGCTCTCGCCATCGGGAGTGAACTCTTCGCCACCAGCATGATGAAAGCCACCGACGGCTTCAGCCGGCTCTGGCCCACGCTGGCCGTCCTCGCCGGTTACGCCATCTCGTTCACCGCCCTGTCGCACGCGATCAAGGGCGGCATCCAGGTCGGTATCGCGTACGCGATCTGGTCGGCGGTCGGCACCGCCGCGATCGTGGTGATCGGGGCGCTCTTCCTCGACGAACCGGTCACCCTGGTTAAGGTGGGCGGCATCGTCCTGATCATTGCCGGAGTCGTGATGCTGAACCTGACCGGCGCGGAGGCGCATTGA
- a CDS encoding threonine aldolase family protein — MADDVRGRRIAAMRGCDRLLSGVRPATVRERLAELTAVAGPELMPDYYGDGLVGDLEERVARLLGTPAAVYFPTGTMAQQVALRYGAEVTGRRAVALHPLGHQEVHERRAYADLTGLRSVHPTTAPRNPTAAEIAALDEPVGTVVFELPLRDAGFVLPGWAELAEAAGVARAAGARVHFDGARLWESAPYLGRGPAEIAGLADSTYVSFYKTLGGLSGAAVAGTDDFAGYARAWRHRHGGQLFQQWPAVLSALAGIERELPLVPEYVRHARVVAAGLAKLPGAVVFPQPPHTHQFRLWLPHPAARLNQATLALAEQEGVWFAGGWQDTELPGHAMAEISVQGPALEWSAGDVLETGLRLLDRIQDRAAG; from the coding sequence GTGGCTGACGATGTGCGGGGGCGGCGGATCGCCGCGATGCGGGGGTGTGACCGGCTGCTGTCCGGGGTGCGGCCGGCGACGGTGCGGGAGCGGCTGGCCGAGCTGACCGCGGTGGCCGGGCCCGAGCTGATGCCGGACTACTACGGGGACGGGCTGGTCGGCGATCTGGAGGAGCGAGTCGCCCGGCTGCTCGGGACGCCGGCCGCGGTGTACTTCCCGACCGGGACGATGGCGCAGCAGGTGGCGCTGCGGTACGGCGCCGAGGTCACCGGGCGCCGGGCGGTGGCGCTGCACCCGCTCGGGCACCAGGAGGTGCACGAGCGCCGGGCGTACGCGGACCTGACCGGGCTGCGGTCGGTCCACCCGACGACGGCGCCGCGCAACCCGACGGCGGCGGAGATCGCGGCGCTGGACGAGCCGGTCGGGACCGTGGTGTTCGAGCTGCCGCTGCGGGACGCCGGGTTCGTGCTGCCCGGCTGGGCGGAGCTGGCCGAGGCGGCCGGGGTGGCCCGGGCGGCCGGGGCGCGGGTGCACTTCGACGGGGCGCGGTTGTGGGAGTCGGCGCCGTACCTGGGGCGCGGGCCGGCCGAGATCGCCGGGCTGGCCGATTCGACGTACGTCTCGTTCTACAAGACGCTGGGCGGCCTGAGCGGGGCGGCGGTGGCCGGGACCGACGACTTCGCCGGGTACGCCCGGGCGTGGCGGCACCGGCACGGCGGCCAGCTGTTCCAGCAGTGGCCGGCGGTGCTGTCCGCGCTGGCCGGGATCGAGCGGGAGCTGCCCCTGGTGCCGGAGTACGTGCGGCACGCCCGGGTCGTCGCGGCCGGGCTGGCGAAGCTGCCCGGGGCGGTGGTCTTCCCGCAGCCGCCGCACACCCACCAGTTCCGGCTGTGGCTGCCGCATCCGGCGGCGCGGCTCAACCAGGCGACGCTGGCGCTCGCCGAGCAGGAGGGCGTGTGGTTCGCCGGCGGGTGGCAGGACACCGAGCTGCCCGGGCACGCGATGGCGGAGATCAGCGTGCAGGGCCCGGCCCTGGAGTGGTCGGCCGGCGACGTGCTGGAAACCGGTCTGCGGCTCCTCGACCGGATTCAAGATCGGGCAGCTGGGTAG
- a CDS encoding HPF/RaiA family ribosome-associated protein gives MTAVANPATVQECLRVGAGFSQGDRNWLAEQFSPLDARLAAFHADATELEIMVKDRDARGQKVTLECWIGGREKIVTTSTEEDLHAAIMDVRDDLRRRLNDSKTKQEPRHNRHLREVPQVADLPELPE, from the coding sequence ATGACTGCAGTCGCGAACCCGGCCACCGTGCAGGAGTGCCTGCGCGTCGGCGCCGGCTTCTCGCAGGGCGACCGCAACTGGCTCGCCGAGCAGTTCAGCCCGCTCGACGCACGGCTCGCCGCGTTCCACGCCGACGCCACCGAGCTGGAGATCATGGTGAAGGACCGCGACGCCCGCGGCCAGAAGGTCACCCTGGAGTGCTGGATCGGCGGTCGCGAGAAGATCGTCACCACGTCGACGGAGGAGGACCTGCACGCGGCGATCATGGACGTCCGGGACGACCTGCGCCGCCGGCTCAACGACTCGAAGACCAAGCAGGAGCCGCGCCACAACCGGCACCTGCGCGAGGTCCCGCAGGTCGCCGACCTCCCGGAACTCCCGGAGTAG
- a CDS encoding putative glycolipid-binding domain-containing protein — protein sequence MTMTGARGPVLAERPRADLPTTPLTWQRTDIVGTELVFPRGSRPSGSAIVAGKRAYTLTWQAELTGAVEVESLHVTTRGDGWSRELRLGRAATGWSCRAEHDGDAGDLPFAGTEQLDALDPAAVLRLADSPIFVSWAVRKLGLTVKSGPVTVPVVRVEVPSLAVVPGTMTYHLVSPQRLRISGDFPAATLELDAAGMAVYQAGRMRLAR from the coding sequence ATGACCATGACCGGCGCACGGGGACCGGTACTGGCGGAACGGCCTCGCGCCGACCTGCCGACCACCCCGCTGACCTGGCAGCGGACCGACATCGTCGGGACCGAGCTGGTTTTCCCCCGCGGGTCGCGGCCGAGCGGGTCGGCGATCGTCGCGGGCAAGCGGGCCTACACGCTGACCTGGCAGGCCGAGCTGACCGGCGCCGTCGAGGTCGAGTCGCTGCACGTCACCACCCGGGGCGACGGCTGGAGCCGGGAGCTGCGGCTGGGCCGCGCCGCCACCGGCTGGAGCTGCCGGGCCGAGCACGACGGAGACGCCGGCGATCTGCCGTTCGCCGGCACCGAGCAGCTCGACGCGCTCGACCCGGCGGCCGTGCTGCGTCTCGCCGACTCGCCGATCTTCGTCTCCTGGGCGGTCCGCAAGCTCGGCCTGACGGTGAAGTCCGGCCCGGTCACCGTCCCGGTCGTCCGGGTGGAGGTGCCGTCCCTGGCCGTGGTGCCCGGCACGATGACCTACCACCTGGTCAGCCCGCAGCGGCTGCGGATCAGCGGGGACTTCCCGGCGGCGACGCTGGAGCTGGACGCCGCCGGCATGGCCGTCTACCAGGCCGGCCGGATGCGCCTGGCGCGCTGA
- a CDS encoding GNAT family N-acetyltransferase, which produces MPEIRPYRPADRAAVYDICVRTADAGADARGQYSTDDLMGDLFAGPYVHLEPELAFVLDDGGDAVGYVVGTADTPGFVKRYREEWIPLVGDKYPAPPPPPRTAEQDMVALHFWPERMIVPELADWPAHLHIDLLPPYQGRGFGRRLIAAFGRAAAAAGAPRVHLGMLTANVRARGFYDRIGFTELPVPDPGPLTYLGKDLP; this is translated from the coding sequence GTGCCTGAGATTCGACCCTACCGACCGGCCGACCGGGCCGCGGTCTACGACATCTGTGTCCGCACCGCCGACGCCGGCGCGGACGCCCGCGGGCAGTACTCCACCGACGACCTGATGGGCGACCTGTTCGCCGGGCCCTACGTGCACCTGGAGCCGGAACTCGCGTTCGTGCTGGACGACGGCGGGGACGCGGTCGGCTACGTGGTCGGGACCGCGGACACCCCCGGATTCGTGAAGCGTTACCGGGAGGAGTGGATCCCGCTGGTCGGCGACAAGTACCCGGCGCCGCCACCTCCGCCGCGCACCGCCGAGCAGGACATGGTGGCGCTGCACTTCTGGCCGGAACGGATGATCGTCCCGGAGCTGGCGGACTGGCCGGCGCACCTGCACATCGACCTGCTCCCGCCCTATCAGGGGCGCGGGTTCGGCCGGCGGCTGATCGCGGCCTTCGGGCGCGCGGCGGCCGCCGCCGGGGCGCCCCGGGTGCATCTGGGGATGCTGACCGCGAACGTCCGGGCGCGCGGCTTCTACGACCGGATCGGCTTCACCGAGCTGCCGGTGCCCGACCCCGGCCCGCTCACCTACCTGGGCAAGGACCTGCCCTGA